In Ruania zhangjianzhongii, the following proteins share a genomic window:
- a CDS encoding MFS transporter gives MSSTTQRPAQLQEVGERGYSRWKWRVLIGAMLCYLFFYTGRQTFGFAIPGIEEEFGVDKAALGWVSAAMLWCYAAGQAINGNLADKFGGRKLMTLGAILSTILNWATSLSIGVKSLGLFWGLNGYVQAMGWPSGGRVISNWWGPHERGRAFGFYTLAAGMASVLAFVSSTVIVEILDLVWRWIFRLPVLLMLVGGITFYLLARDNPHAARIKPPPSYADQAEKSETGTTQAKTGRSLDRYKAVLRNPKIIITGLAIGFQNSARYGLLIWVPVYFLGTNWEEAGAQGAINPAWISVALPVGMAVGALVNGQLSDRVFGSRRDRPIMIFMALGAVCAMTMFLAPLGTVAGIAVLFLTGFFVYGPQSSFWALCPDLAGKRLAGTATGIVNFFAYLFAGIGEPVIGAVMDHTGNTGLVFPIVAGACVASALMASLIRR, from the coding sequence ATGTCCAGTACTACGCAACGCCCTGCCCAGCTGCAGGAGGTCGGCGAACGCGGGTACTCCCGCTGGAAGTGGCGAGTGCTCATCGGGGCGATGCTCTGCTACCTCTTCTTCTATACCGGCCGGCAGACGTTCGGGTTCGCCATCCCGGGCATCGAGGAGGAGTTCGGCGTCGACAAGGCCGCCCTGGGCTGGGTCAGTGCGGCGATGCTTTGGTGCTACGCCGCCGGGCAGGCGATCAACGGCAACCTCGCCGACAAGTTCGGCGGCCGCAAGCTGATGACCCTCGGCGCCATCCTGTCCACCATCCTGAACTGGGCGACCAGCTTGTCCATCGGGGTCAAGTCCCTCGGGCTGTTCTGGGGTCTGAACGGTTACGTGCAGGCGATGGGCTGGCCCTCCGGTGGCAGGGTCATCTCCAACTGGTGGGGGCCGCACGAGCGCGGTCGGGCGTTCGGGTTCTACACCCTTGCCGCGGGGATGGCCTCAGTGCTCGCCTTCGTGAGCTCGACCGTGATCGTGGAGATCCTCGACCTCGTCTGGCGGTGGATCTTCCGCCTGCCCGTACTGCTGATGTTGGTCGGTGGGATCACGTTCTACCTCCTTGCTCGAGACAACCCGCACGCGGCCCGGATCAAGCCTCCGCCGTCCTACGCTGACCAGGCCGAGAAGTCCGAGACCGGGACCACCCAGGCGAAGACCGGGCGCTCCCTCGACCGGTACAAGGCCGTGCTGCGCAACCCGAAGATCATCATCACCGGGTTGGCGATCGGCTTTCAGAACTCTGCCCGCTACGGTCTGCTGATCTGGGTCCCGGTCTACTTCCTCGGCACGAACTGGGAGGAAGCAGGCGCCCAGGGGGCCATCAACCCGGCTTGGATCTCGGTGGCGCTGCCGGTCGGGATGGCCGTCGGTGCGCTGGTCAACGGACAGCTCTCCGACCGGGTGTTCGGCTCCCGCCGGGACCGGCCGATCATGATCTTCATGGCACTCGGTGCCGTCTGCGCGATGACGATGTTCCTCGCCCCGCTGGGCACGGTGGCCGGCATCGCCGTGCTGTTCCTGACCGGCTTCTTCGTCTACGGCCCGCAGTCCTCCTTCTGGGCCCTGTGCCCGGACCTGGCCGGGAAGCGGCTGGCCGGGACGGCCACCGGGATCGTGAACTTCTTCGCCTACCTGTTCGCCGGTATCGGCGAGCCGGTGATCGGAGCCGTGATGGACCACACCGGCAATACTGGCCTGGTGTTCCCGATCGTTGCCGGTGCCTGTGTGGCCAGTGCGCTGATGGCCTCGTTGATCCGACGCTGA
- a CDS encoding zinc-binding dehydrogenase codes for MTPRTTATTPTTEGSDLAQSGTAAIWSGTADRFAIEPVPLPELASGEVLVRTELATICGSDLHTINGDRDTPLPTVLGHEAIGHVLATGGGVLAADGRPVTAGDRITWTIGTSCGLCRRCRRGIGQKCEQVRKYGHEAMDEHWQFNGGFASLVHLIAGTGLVHLSEEVPAAVATPANCATATVTCAARRVDLASDDVVVVLGCGMLGLTAIAYAKDAGCETVIASDIDPERLKLASTVGASHTVAPDELAATTAAHGADVVIELSGNSHAVQSAFDLIGLGGRIALVGSVSPAPEISFEPSGYVRNLTTVVGSHNYRVDDLVEAVAFLERTPAQATLAGLVSVPYPLAEIETAVEAANSGAAPRVAVAPN; via the coding sequence ATGACGCCCAGGACTACGGCCACCACTCCCACCACCGAGGGATCTGACCTCGCGCAGAGCGGCACCGCGGCCATCTGGTCGGGTACTGCGGACCGGTTCGCGATCGAGCCAGTGCCCCTGCCCGAGCTCGCATCCGGTGAGGTGCTGGTCCGCACCGAGCTCGCCACCATCTGCGGTAGCGACCTGCACACCATCAACGGCGACCGGGACACCCCACTGCCCACTGTGCTCGGGCACGAGGCGATCGGACACGTGCTGGCCACCGGCGGGGGCGTGCTGGCTGCGGACGGGCGGCCGGTCACTGCCGGGGACCGGATCACCTGGACGATCGGCACCTCCTGCGGTCTGTGCCGCCGCTGCCGGCGCGGCATCGGTCAGAAGTGCGAGCAGGTGCGCAAGTACGGCCACGAGGCGATGGACGAGCACTGGCAGTTCAACGGCGGGTTCGCCAGCCTGGTGCACCTGATTGCCGGAACCGGGCTGGTGCACCTGTCCGAGGAGGTCCCCGCAGCAGTGGCTACACCGGCGAACTGCGCGACGGCAACAGTGACCTGCGCGGCCCGGCGGGTGGACCTGGCCAGCGACGATGTCGTCGTCGTGCTCGGCTGCGGCATGCTCGGACTGACGGCGATCGCCTACGCGAAGGATGCTGGGTGCGAGACGGTGATCGCCTCCGACATCGATCCGGAGCGGCTGAAGCTGGCCAGCACTGTGGGCGCCTCCCACACCGTGGCTCCCGACGAGCTGGCAGCCACCACCGCAGCACACGGCGCCGACGTCGTCATCGAGCTGTCCGGCAACAGCCACGCCGTGCAGTCCGCGTTCGACCTGATCGGCCTCGGCGGCCGGATCGCGCTGGTCGGGTCGGTCTCACCCGCCCCGGAGATCAGCTTCGAGCCGAGCGGCTACGTGAGGAACCTGACCACGGTGGTGGGCAGCCACAACTACCGGGTCGACGATCTGGTGGAGGCGGTCGCGTTCCTGGAGCGCACGCCCGCCCAAGCCACCTTGGCCGGTCTGGTCTCGGTGCCCTACCCCCTGGCCGAGATCGAGACCGCGGTCGAGGCTGCCAACAGCGGCGCCGCACCGCGGGTCGCCGTGGCCCCGAACTGA